The Blastocatellia bacterium genome includes a window with the following:
- a CDS encoding FtsQ-type POTRA domain-containing protein — protein sequence MLTHVNQAVAPRPRRARDRRARSARMVETVVRESNRRAERLRLRNALRIALRIFVPILGFGALILAARALGPTAAFEPRTLRITGNVRVPIQEIEAIVRRATSRGLLRTDLHTLREDLRQHPLIKDAEIIRVLPDELRVRIIERTPVALVARHRGTPVCVDEEGMVIGDFHLLGLQTLPLLVGWNEEESELAAAENRQRVALYRQLQQELSAPEPSYWDRVDQVNLRDLKNVTVNLTESPMTWIHLGDRDFRRRFELSLQILSAVKKQDAAELRRLGVAPTAELLQEDVTISYIDVSQPSRVVVRLPEPARAREAATAPVHRPSRAKLQPTRAR from the coding sequence ATGCTCACGCACGTGAATCAGGCCGTTGCCCCGCGACCGCGTCGGGCGCGGGATCGGCGCGCGCGTTCGGCGCGCATGGTGGAGACCGTCGTCCGCGAATCCAATCGAAGAGCGGAGCGCCTTCGACTGCGGAACGCCTTGCGGATCGCTCTTCGGATCTTCGTTCCGATTTTGGGATTTGGCGCGCTCATCCTCGCCGCGCGCGCCCTGGGACCAACAGCGGCTTTTGAGCCGAGGACGCTGCGGATCACGGGCAACGTCCGCGTTCCCATTCAAGAGATCGAGGCGATCGTCCGGCGGGCGACAAGCCGCGGCCTTCTCCGCACCGACCTCCACACCCTGCGCGAGGACCTTCGGCAGCACCCCCTCATCAAGGATGCGGAGATCATACGCGTCCTGCCCGACGAACTGCGGGTGCGGATCATCGAGCGCACGCCCGTCGCGCTGGTCGCGCGACATCGCGGAACACCCGTTTGCGTGGACGAGGAGGGGATGGTCATTGGGGATTTCCATTTGCTCGGTCTGCAGACGCTCCCGCTACTAGTGGGATGGAATGAGGAGGAATCGGAGCTGGCGGCGGCCGAGAATCGGCAGCGCGTGGCGCTCTATCGGCAACTTCAGCAGGAATTGAGTGCGCCCGAGCCGAGTTATTGGGATCGGGTGGATCAGGTGAATCTCCGGGATCTGAAGAACGTGACGGTGAATCTCACGGAGAGTCCGATGACCTGGATTCACCTGGGCGATCGAGACTTTCGGCGACGGTTCGAGTTGAGCCTGCAGATCCTGAGCGCCGTGAAGAAGCAAGATGCCGCAGAGCTGCGGCGCCTGGGCGTAGCGCCCACGGCGGAATTGCTACAGGAAGATGTGACGATCAGCTACATTGACGTCTCGCAACCCTCGCGCGTCGTGGTTCGATTGCCCGAACCGGCGCGAGCGC